The proteins below come from a single Rhodospirillaceae bacterium genomic window:
- a CDS encoding pyridoxal 4-dehydrogenase, with product MGRTTISNMKTRKLGNTDLXLTVLGLGTGQLGGFQPRGESDPWLESSPEDEALATIHASLSSGITYFDTAPYYGYGRAEHRLGQVMXQVDREKFVVSTKIGRVLSPLRXETPKPSDYRYGGLPFVPTFDYSYEGTMRSIEDSYQRLGLASIDIAFIHDVDLFTHEEPELVDRYFREAMEGAYVALDELRSAGIIRAIGCGLNDAASCSRFLRAGNFDCMMLAGRYTLLDQSAIDDMLPLCKTEGASVIIAAPFNSGISATGPIKGARYDYSEASSEILEKARAIDSICQRYDISLAAAALQFPFGHECVTSSVPGSKTPSEVEANFNYLLTPIPDDFWEELKNERLISELAPLPQSVQAH from the coding sequence ATGGGAAGGACCACCATTAGTAACATGAAGACTAGAAAACTAGGAAATACAGACTTGGANCTGACAGTTCTTGGCTTGGGAACCGGGCAGTTGGGTGGCTTCCAACCGCGCGGCGAGAGCGATCCGTGGTTAGAGTCGAGTCCGGAAGATGAGGCACTTGCCACTATCCACGCTTCGCTTAGTTCGGGTATTACCTACTTCGACACTGCACCNTATTATGGGTATGGGCGTGCTGAACATCGCTTAGGTCAGGTGATGNGCCAAGTCGACCGGGAAAAATTCGTNGTGTCCACTAAAATTGGGCGNGTGCTTAGCCCGTTACGAAGNGAAACACCTAAACCGAGTGATTATAGGTATGGGGGNCTGCCGTTTGTGCCAACCTTTGATTATAGTTATGAAGGTACGATGCGATCTATTGAAGATTCGTATCAGCGCTTAGGCTTGGCGAGTATCGACATTGCGTTTATCCACGATGTTGACCTCTTTACCCATGAAGAACCTGAGTTAGTAGATCGTTATTTTCGTGAAGCTATGGAGGGGGCTTATGTCGCTCTCGATGAACTCCGCAGTGCAGGTATCATTAGGGCAATTGGCTGCGGTCTGAACGACGCTGCTTCATGTTCTCGCTTTTTGCGAGCTGGTAATTTCGATTGTATGATGCTGGCGGGTCGCTATACCTTGCTCGACCAAAGTGCAATTGATGATATGCTGCCTCTTTGTAAAACGGAAGGCGCCAGTGTCATCATCGCGGCTCCATTCAATTCTGGTATATCGGCTACGGGTCCTATAAAGGGAGCCAGATATGATTATAGCGAGGCGTCTTCGGAGATTCTTGAGAAAGCCCGCGCTATTGATTCTATTTGCCAGCGGTATGATATTTCGCTGGCCGCAGCTGCTCTACAATTCCCCTTTGGCCACGAATGCGTAACTTCCTCGGTGCCAGGTTCTAAAACGCCCTCGGAAGTCGAAGCCAATTTTAATTATTTGTTGACTCCTATTCCCGATGATTTTTGGGAGGAACTCAAAAACGAGCGCCTAATTTCGGAATTAGCTCCATTACCACAATCTGTGCAGGCTCATTAA